DNA from Kryptolebias marmoratus isolate JLee-2015 linkage group LG15, ASM164957v2, whole genome shotgun sequence:
TACCGCGGCGTACGGGGAACTAACAAACTGGAGAGATGGATGAGGGATGTGTGCATAACCAAGAGGAGGATAGGGAAGGCCTGGATGCTGCAGGAGTGGAGAATGTACAGTATAGGCCGGAGAGATGTGGCTTAACACTGGGTGAAGACTGGTAGATGAGTAGGTAACAGATGGAACAGCCACTTTGTAAAGCATGCTATACTGGTCAACAGGCACTGCAGATATTCCGTCTGAATTATCCACTGCATAATGAAGCTCTGGATGAGCTCGCACCCACTCTCCAGTTGGGGTTCCTCTATGAGTGTCACTGCTGGCTGCAGAATTCTGGATGGAAAGCCTTTCATCTTCTCCATTACCACCTCCAGCGGCACTGCCACCACCTCCCGCAGCCCCACCGCCCCCTGTCCCTCCAGTCCCACCACTGTTACTAATCGGTAGGTCCCTCTTCTTAGGAGGCAGGCACTCCTGGTTACGCTCCTGAGCTGGTTTCATTGCAATCCCTGGGCCAAGCGAGTTGCTTTACTGTACTGCGCAAGAACTGAAACCTGCAAGCCAGTCAGCTCGCACAGGAACCAGTTCTGAAATGACCTGGCTGACTCTGTCTGCCGATttacctgaaaaacaacaattaaaaataagaactgTATTATAATATGTATCTAAGTCATAGTTCAGCaagtgaacagaaaaataaaactcaaagcttAGTTTTTCAGACCATATTTATCAGCAGTTTGTAAAACTGtggaacttaaaaaaatatggcTAAACTGATCCgtcactgcagaaacaaaaataaaagtgttgacAGAAAAGTGCATTTGTAGCTGTCTTTTTCGTGTTTTGCTTTTCAATGTATTTGTACCTGACAAAACaattttcttaacaaaaataCCATTTGCTCTTAAgtacattcatttatttctaataatTGTCTACAAAGAATTTAAACagaaagcactttttaaaagagCAATAGTGATTTGTTTAAGGCTGTAAGTAATTATTTTTACCACTATTACCCTGTAAAAGAAGACTAGCACATAATGCATAATCATCATATTACCACTGTAATAACAGGGAACTTATTACTGTATTGAATTATGAAACATTTCTCAAATTTACAATCCATTTGCTTAACATCTTGTTCAATTTTCTGCTTTAACCTTActaaagattatttattttaatgacaaattGCTCATGCCAACcacaaaaatactcaaaatgaGTTACATTGAccataaatgaaataaaataaataattcataatATCTGTTGCAAGTTCCCTTTCAGTGCCTCCTGTGTTGCTTCTTTGAAGAATACAGGGTTTGTGCTCAAAACCAAACCACCTTTATATCAACTTTAAACTAATTATTGAAAGTTGATTAAGTTTATACTGGGAATAATATTCAAACTGTACAAAATTcgagtaaaaacagaaatgttgataGTCTAAAAGTTAAGTGAACAAAgaccttttttgtctttaggaCTCAAAAGAGTAACTTAAAAGAGGAGactgctttttctttcagactAGTAAGTGGATTATTAGGTGTAcgatattaaaaaaatacaaaaaagacaGTTACAAACTCACTTTTCTGTCTGCTATCGTAGCATTAGTGCTTTTCGTTTAGCTCCTGGCTGATACAGCAAGCTACTTAGACAgttttccaaataaaataatttgagtGACAGGGTGACACGTATTACTCAGACATTACATATTACGTTCGTATTCAAATACAAGTTAATGTAATATAAAACCATCCACTTTATGTTATAAATGAATATCTGTCACTAAAGCAGCGGCTGAAGCTAGTTAGCACCACGGCTAACGCAGCTACGTGAGCCCGACTCGACTCACATCAGCTCACAACAAACATGGCAGCGATACTCGTCATAAAAGTCTCTGCTTTGTCTCGTCCTGTTCACTTACCTCCAAATGTCATCGCGGACtggcgtttttttttctctaaaaatgttGATGTGCAGAtggacaatgaaaaaaaaaaatctgggctAACAACAGAAGCCCATTTTCGAAGGCCAGAAGAGGCGCTCACCGATGACGTCACTACTTTTACTCAATTTCCTGTTTTGACTCACTGGGCTGTGATCTTTAGGGCAGGCCGTTGTAGCATAAAATCAAGCCACATTCTTCGCGCTACTATTTTTTACTCTTTCATTTAAGACaaccaaaactttaaaagatctatttcagatgtttataatataaatttgaatacacaaaaaactttattttgactgGTACTGTCATTAGGAATTTCCAAATTTCCAGttataaacagcaacaacaaaaaaagatctgtAAATACTGCAGTATTGATTGTTAGTAGCCATCTAAATGAATTCATAAAGTACCAAAACCTCTCAggttacagactgatgggaggcAGGCTTTGGTGCTGCAACTGAAATCTGCTTTTCTGGataacagtaaaatatctcagtcAATGAACAGCTCTTGTCCAGCGAGAAGAATGGCATTTACTTAAACGccttaaatgtaaattataaGAGTCACACAACAGGGGAGCTGGAGACACCGACGCTGAAAggatttccttttaaaaatattctgccTTCAGTTCCTAGAGTTTGCCCTCCGTGCTTACATTATTTCATTAATGCTACCAAGTCATCTATAACTTTATCCTgacttttctttctgcctttaaaaaagctgcaaatatgTGGCTTTCGACACAGAGATCTCAAAGGTTTTCTAGTCGGTAAATTAGCTTTCAGTTAATCAAAAAAAGTTGTGCTGGTTTCATCAGAGGACAGTTTGCCTAAAACATCTGAAAGTGGTTGGGACAGGTCAGAAACCTCACCTGCTAATGTTCACACCTACCGCTGGGATCTCAGCTTTAGGTTCATGAGGACACACGGCTCATTCACAAGAATGGTTTAAAGAAACATTATAGAAGTTAAAACAAAGTCATGTCAGTGCTTTCACTGCTATGACttgctaaaatgtttgttcaaaGACTGAACAATACTGAGGCAGAGACAAGGTGAGGATTAATATCTGCCGTTCGTCTGGATTCTGCATTTAATTCAGCCTACACAATGAATATTTGTAACCATTAAACATTTAAGAGTGCAGAAGTTCAATCTTGCTGACTATTCAACTAATTgagtatttaaaaaagcaaccaaTGCAACTCTTTCACAAGAACATGTAAATAGCCCCCTTGCCATACACTTGCAGTTTTAGCTCTTAGTTTTGTTAACATTCTTCTGGTTCCATTTATTCAGACAGTATTCAACCAGCCTCTGCAAAAACTGAgcagttatttgtgtttttgcctgcGTGTGGTCGACTGTCTGTcatgtaagcaaaatatctcatgagctagTGAACAGATTCTAATGAATCATTGGTTGTATGTGAATAATTAACTTTCGGTGTCAAGATGGTCAACACAGCCGAGTGAAATCAGCCAGCCACAAAAAAGGAGacaacttagtcagttttacagatactgagctaaacctTAATGTGGTAATTGCACAGATTTTCaatatttaaccaaaaaaaGCTGTAACTCCATAATTTCTCAGCGTAACACtctggcagcaggtgatatgcatttctttaaggaatgttaaGCCTTTAGAAGGATGTTTGTGGATCCGGAAACAGCTTTGTGATCCCACTGCTCACTAAATTTCAGCGTTTAAATAGATTGTGTAAAATGAGGTTAAAATCAAAAGTTAAAGAAGATATTTGAGGTTTAGGCAAGATTTAGGACTTGAATGCTGTAATCACCACCGTCAGAAGACCAAATCACTGCTCCACATTCAGTCActggtttttaatatttgtttgtaCATTGTTTTGAGCGttttaaattgcatttaaaaGTCTCTAAAGGTGCTGATATTAACAATTAATGCTGTATGTTGAGCGCTGCACCCAATGAAAGGCGTACTTCTGAAAACaattctcatttttgtttagcAGCAGTTTCCCCCAGCCTTAACTTCCCTTATGACCATTCTCTTGTTATTCAACTTCAGTGAtgaataaaaccttaaagttaTTTGAGtttaggtgtttttaaaaagtaaaacaaactatGAACACTTACCTCAGTAGGTCTGATTTGTGTGTAAACAAAAGTCATTTCGATGCGTGTAATAGATGTTTTTAATCTCAAAGACTTAATTTTCTCAGTTacataagattttattttttcattgtaaagttcttagcaaaataaaacccaaaatacaatttaatttgaaaactaATGTATTGATTTGTTACTATACatgttctgttagcaaaaacagtttcagtgCAGTCCCCCTGAATCTTACTAGATTTACAGACTCATTAAATGtcaccagtttaaaaaaaacaaactaaattaagTCATCAGATTTAGAAtacagtcacaaaaaaaacagtcaaaacttCCCAAAAAGGCACAGAAGATGAGCAGTAGGAACTGCTTCCCTCTCAGAAAACATTTGCATAATTGAATAAATACATCTGCTGATCATCAAAATCAAACTGTGCCACAAAAGGAGGAACAGCCGTCATACATTTACAGCAGAGTGCAACATTAAACATCACTAAAAAacagtatataaatatatcttaATAAAATATAAGGACTAAATCCAAGATAAAAGTTATTTAGTACCATTAATCAAAATTATGAATTGAAAGATTTCACTCATATACAGTATTTATAGTATTTGCCAAAATTATATTCAACAACAGTCTTAAAAATACTCTATCCTATATTCTGGGTAAAATGTGCAATTAATAGCTTTTGGGAGTGCAGGTTTGCCCTCACATTAAACACAACACTGAGACACATCTGGATTAGTTATTGCCAAAGAATTACAGGTTTGCTGGTCAATGGAGGATCACAGGATGGAAGCTTCTGTGTAAAGAGACGAATAtatgcagttttacaaaatcattttaatatcaATTACTGTGTTGTCTCAGACACATTACACAGCTTTAGTTTCTGAATTACTTTAAGGGCTCTGAATGATAAAATTTTCCCAGATGTGTCTCCAGTCCACTGATTAGCTGGTTGTCTAGTAAgcagggtttttaaaaaaaaaattttttttgtttggatatgCATACAAATAAATTTCTCTAATAGCTTTAATAATGACAAGGAGCATCTCTGAAGCTTAGTTTTATCCTGCCTGAGAAAAACTTTAACTTCAGCTTGTTTTCTATCATAATCatctcagtaaaaaaaaaaaaaaaagttcaagaaaATCACGATAAATGATGCTCAACAGTGTACACAGTTAATGCTTTCAATCTCTACCACAATAAACTTAATTAACTTATATTCTCATGATTCGGACACgttacagaaacatttctcagaCTTTGAATCCAGATGACTTCTTGTTAAGGTGCTGTCTGGAAACCAGGTCATCCCCACTGAAACAGTAATTTTACCGTCTGAAAGTTTCTTGTCTAAATTTGAGACTGACGTATCTCAAAGTTGTcccttttctttcaaatatttccCCCCATCAGCTGCTGTTCATGTGAACAGTTTTGCCTCAGTGCCTTACCAGAAGGCATCTTTAAACATTAATCCAAAGCCCTTCAAAGCAGAACAGACTATATCTACCACCGACTGAAGTCTGTGCAGCTCTGCCTCCCCTCAGAATCAACTGCATTATGAAGCGACAAACAAAACCTACAAAGTTAGACCctgacaccaaaacatttactaaTTATTATAAAACACCCAATAAAATATGAGAACTTGGAGCAAACCACAATCCTGGAAAAGAATAGAGCCTGAAACGTTCAACTAGGCCAGATATTGTTCAAATCAACCACATGGCAGAACTCCTGTCAGATGGGTTGCTTTTCCTCTtgccctttttaaaatatatagaaaaaagcagaaataaacatAACTCTTGTTAGgatggcaagaaaaaaaacaactttttgaaaatcagTGTTTAGTGAATTGCATCACATTGATTTTAAGCAGGTAAGCTTTGACTGGAAGAAATCACTGGTCAGAAAGAAGGatgccatgaaaaaaaaaaaaatctgaattccTTAACGACAGTAGATGatgcttcaaattaaaaactaccTCAGATTTGGAAGCAGCCTCAATGGTGCACATTGTAGCATATacaccattttaaatcagaagtTCAAACTAGCCATTTACAGTTAAACCGTTTTCATGTTGGGATTTAAGAAAGAGGTACAAGAAAGTAACCCAATTAGAcattaccaaaaacaaaacaaaaaaatcaatataagAACgtcatttcttcagaaattctCATTAGTAAGAGTCTCCGTTGAGAGCCAGGTCTTCGCCCCAGTCAGAAATTTGCTAATGGGAGTCCCTTGGACACTTCGCCAACACAGGTTTCCCACAGGGTTGAAAGGAAAGGAGGAGGTAAGGAGGTCTGGATCTGTAGGTGGGTCGTCTGGAGAACTGGCCTTTAAATACACACCTCTTTTGTCTGAAGGGGACCCACTTGGGCTTGGAAGTGGactgttctctgtgactggtCCTTTGTACTGCCTGACCTTGCTCTGCAGCGTCTCAATCTCATTGGCCAGCTGGGACAGGCTGTTGTAGTACGCAGCGGGGCCTCCTTTAGGAATACAGGATTCAGGAACCCAGCGTAGAAAGAAGAGCTTCCAGAGAACCACATGTGTAGGCAGGAGCACGGGAATCAGGAGGCCCTGCATGTTAACAGATCGAGAGAACCAGTCCCTGAAGTAGCGTTCTGATGGGCTTTCATCTTTCACTGGTGAGAACTCAGACTTCAGCTCCGTGATCAGAGAACCCCGCCGGGACAATGCGATCTCTTGAGCCCTTTGTCCATTCTGCTGGGATGTGGTTGTTCCTCGTACTGAAGAGCTGTAGGTCTTCTGTTGGAGGAAAAGCACGGGATTAGATTAGGACTGAAGGGTTGAGGGCAAAAAGAGCAAGATGAACTCTTCCCAGGTTTCTGAAGCTTTCAGGTACAGAAGGATCCAACTCTGAAAACTAATCATTTTTGTGCAATAATTTGTTCCTTTGAAATTGAATTCAAGGTCTTGTATTTGGGGTGTAAAGTCATCTCATGGACTGAAATCAACTGAGAAGCCAGCTTATGCGTTTTTGTAGAACACATTACAgtctgaactaaaaaaaaagtccaatttgGTGGCAAAGTGTGAAGACATAAAAGGCTTTTTTATAGGAATGATTTGACTACTTGAGGACAACGACTTTGAAATGTACTACATTacataagacaaaaacattcagttgtTTCTGAAACTGCTGCTAATCACTCCTCAGGTCACTGGTGACAAtacttttaaaggtttatttggTTCTCATCAGTTGAGTTTGCCTTTATTAGTGGGGAGAGGGTCTGACACTGAGGCAGCATTTATAGATcctgtttgttcttgttgtggGGTGGGCTCTTTGTGGGTTAATTTCTACAGAAGCTTCATTAAATTGAGATTTTGGAGAATGTAGGCTGCGTGtactgcttcctgttttgttctttgagcCGTTTCTAAGCAACATTAAGTTCTTGCACTCCCCTTTGTTGTCCTGTTTGGGGAGTGTTATTCACTTGacctgttattattattattagtattaggTGTGTGAACTATGTAACTGAGCTGGCTttacgaaacaaaacaaatctaagaGAATCAAGAAGATGGCAGATGTGATGACAACTGCTAAAGTAAAACGACAACAAAAGTAGTCAAAAAAGAAATAGCACTGCAATGTGCTAATACAAAGCTACTAAAGCAGGTTACACCTGACATTAACATGCCTTTTGCTCATCTGATCACAAAATATAGAGCAGAAGTTACATAGTTCATTACAAATAACCAACCATTGTGTAATTAATCTACCCACCTAATTTATTATATTCAGTGACAAAATCATCATTAAAACAGATAATCATGTGTCAGATTTATACttgtattataaaaaatatttcagaatatgtaaaaatgaagaaattcaagttgaaaaattaaatcaaaacagtccctgaaaactgtaaaagcaataatcactggatgggaTGAGTAAACCTTGGGCAGTAACACACTTTAAGCTGATTTATATTACATTAAAAGCACCggttttaaaggaacaaatGAGCATCTGGCCTCCAGGATCCACAGGACGAATAAAGTGTTGGCTCTGTCTTCAAATGTGTTCTGTTCACTAAtgtgaaaatacagtaaaagaaGGATATTTTCCCTAAACACCTGGCAAAAACACCATCATAAACCCAGTTTAAGTCAGATCAGGTGATTAGATGTGTCCCAGGGAACATTTGTGTTTACAGTATAACCAGTGTCTACAAGGCCAACTCTGAGCTCCGAGTTAAATCTTACAGCTACGCACTTATGACTGAATCACTGGAGACACACGATAAAGCCAGGTATTTACAGCCCGTTGCATACCTTTATGCGTCTGAAGTTTttcacttctcctttctgtaCAGCGGCAGCTCCTCTGCCAACAAAGAGGAGGTTGGAAAACAGGGTTTGCTCTCTGTTGGAGAACTGCTGTGACCACTCCCAAACAGGAGGGAAAACCACGCTCTGGTCCTCTCTTTGAGGGATGGCTTTGTTCTTGATAAACTCCTGTAAAGAGAAGAACATACTTGTgttatattttctgaaagttatggcacacacagaagaaaaagaagaaaaaaatccttataAACCACAAAACCCCACAGTCAGCATACAAATATCTTAACCTTTATCAATcttccactttttctttttaataatacaTTTGGATgcaatcattaaaataaaagttttaaataaatttattttgacagccttattgttttacttttttcattttgcctaTTACAATATCTGTTGACATGTTTTATGGTTGGATTTGGGGAaaatcttgttaaaaaaaaaacctttgtccTTCCTTTGTTGCATTTCAATGTTTATTCACAAAACTCAACCAAACTGACATTTGATCATACGTTTAATTTCTCACCATTAGGACCTGAGCATGATGTTTAGGAGAACTGAAGAGAAAAGTGCTGAAGAGTGGGACCCACATGCTGTCATTCAACAGAATCAGATAGACCTCTGAGAACTCAAATGCCACTGAGTACTGGTTCATGACCTGCCACACGCAGTCCAGGAACAATGTGAACAGTGGAGACTGATAAagagaacagagaaaaacagatgagcgaataaaaaaaagtgagttttaCAACATATGAAAAGCTTCATCTACTTCATGAGGAATACCtcctctttgtcatttttcttcagGTGGTTGCATCTCTCCAAGAAGCGATGGCCGGCCATCACCCACTCCTTCTGCACCAAACTCTGAAAGCCAATCAGGGTGCGGTAGTGAGGGTCCAACATGATTTGAACCAGCGAGGACACCACACAGTTGAGGTCTCTGTCTTCTTCCTCTGTGCAAGTGAAGAAAGAGtcatgaggggaaaaaaaactgtttgtcaaACAATATATTTCATATGTTACACAGTGTCATCTATAGTCAAACTCTGCTGTAATATCACAAATTAAGCTCCATGTGTTCATGTATCATACAACTGAGAAGACCACTGACCAATgtaacttttacaaaaaaacccaaaacattacCTTGTAGAAGAACAGAGGCATTCTTTCCATCCAAGAAGTACACaatttctgctgcttgttttaaaaacatccttaaattacacaaaaaaaagaacttacaTTATAAACATTTCTTCCTAATAGCTTTAAAACCTgaacattacatttaaatacactttatcatgttttgttttgttttttttgtatggtGGCAAACTAAATACTCAATTTTTGTACCAATGTaagtttttcagaaaaacaaaagaacttcaATCCAAATATAACACAGTaagaatcagattttttttttttttacaggttacTGCATTGTAAAGATTGTAAAGGGAGTTATAAAGTGATTCCTTGAAACTGCCACAGAACTGACagtttataaagaaataagagCTTGTTTGCATACCTGACGTACTCCAGCCATCGtgtgttttcaaggtttgtcaACCATTTCTCCTCAGTCTCATCGAAAGGATCTGCACAATCAAAGCAGCCAATGACTGTACAAAACTGTGCACACTCATGTCATTTCCATAACAAAGGAAAGCATGTCAAATTAGACTTCAAACAGGGACCGAAGGGCCAAAAGTTTCCAAGGAGCTCACCTAAGATGCAGTGCTGCTTTAGTTTAACAAAAGCAGACTGG
Protein-coding regions in this window:
- the mtmr10 gene encoding myotubularin-related protein 10 isoform X2, giving the protein MFSVKSPKPTFRSYLPPLQTDGKTTVAPSIKKLEPTLLPGEIVVNEALFVKKCIGAESSQNDLWGKLICTNFKVSFIPQDAPPKKQKSHLSHVLLGEHDIPLTCLEQVVTVNDTKGKKKVLGSNQKLKFNPTELILYLKDWRIIRFCFHEAGPETSKKVCLAIAHYSHPADLQLLFGFEYQGRRYHEAKEHVNGSNPKGGLQTPIFDCPSDWDREIKRTGASEWRVCSINEHYGICSSLPEHFVVPVSLADQDLKQYASFFTDGRLPIWCWNHPNGSALIRISSITEQLGQRKFDQRIFNAIKKSHPLSEDLIRADMDKNLPNIQDIQSAFVKLKQHCILDPFDETEEKWLTNLENTRWLEYVRMFLKQAAEIVYFLDGKNASVLLQEEEDRDLNCVVSSLVQIMLDPHYRTLIGFQSLVQKEWVMAGHRFLERCNHLKKNDKEESPLFTLFLDCVWQVMNQYSVAFEFSEVYLILLNDSMWVPLFSTFLFSSPKHHAQVLMEFIKNKAIPQREDQSVVFPPVWEWSQQFSNREQTLFSNLLFVGRGAAAVQKGEVKNFRRIKKTYSSSVRGTTTSQQNGQRAQEIALSRRGSLITELKSEFSPVKDESPSERYFRDWFSRSVNMQGLLIPVLLPTHVVLWKLFFLRWVPESCIPKGGPAAYYNSLSQLANEIETLQSKVRQYKGPVTENSPLPSPSGSPSDKRGVYLKASSPDDPPTDPDLLTSSFPFNPVGNLCWRSVQGTPISKFLTGAKTWLSTETLTNENF
- the mtmr10 gene encoding myotubularin-related protein 10 isoform X1, which encodes MFSVKSPKPTFRSYLPPLQTDGKTTVAPSIKKLEPTLLPGEIVVNEALFVKKCIGAESSQNDLWGKLICTNFKVSFIPQDAPPKKQKSHLSHVLLGEHDIPLTCLEQVVTVNDTKGKKKVLGSNQKLKFNPTELILYLKDWRIIRFCFHEAGPETSKKVCLAIAHYSHPADLQLLFGFEYQGRRYHEAKEEHVNGSNPKGGLQTPIFDCPSDWDREIKRTGASEWRVCSINEHYGICSSLPEHFVVPVSLADQDLKQYASFFTDGRLPIWCWNHPNGSALIRISSITEQLGQRKFDQRIFNAIKKSHPLSEDLIRADMDKNLPNIQDIQSAFVKLKQHCILDPFDETEEKWLTNLENTRWLEYVRMFLKQAAEIVYFLDGKNASVLLQEEEDRDLNCVVSSLVQIMLDPHYRTLIGFQSLVQKEWVMAGHRFLERCNHLKKNDKEESPLFTLFLDCVWQVMNQYSVAFEFSEVYLILLNDSMWVPLFSTFLFSSPKHHAQVLMEFIKNKAIPQREDQSVVFPPVWEWSQQFSNREQTLFSNLLFVGRGAAAVQKGEVKNFRRIKKTYSSSVRGTTTSQQNGQRAQEIALSRRGSLITELKSEFSPVKDESPSERYFRDWFSRSVNMQGLLIPVLLPTHVVLWKLFFLRWVPESCIPKGGPAAYYNSLSQLANEIETLQSKVRQYKGPVTENSPLPSPSGSPSDKRGVYLKASSPDDPPTDPDLLTSSFPFNPVGNLCWRSVQGTPISKFLTGAKTWLSTETLTNENF